One [Clostridium] saccharolyticum WM1 DNA segment encodes these proteins:
- a CDS encoding nucleotidyltransferase family protein, which produces MKLALILLAAGDSRRFNGNKLLHEFNGKPMYQSIIEEVEKLPDDLFHRKVAVTQYQEIMDCMMDRGYEVVENRESSLGISHSIHLALQALENEETDYCFAVCDQPYLKAATIEGLVKGWQDSGKGIGCLCNMGALGNPAIFSRSYLKELLSLEGDVGGKRIIRKHIVDLYLHEVADGLELVDIDVRKNTQT; this is translated from the coding sequence ATGAAACTGGCACTTATCCTTCTGGCAGCAGGCGACAGCCGGAGATTTAACGGCAATAAGCTGCTTCATGAATTTAATGGAAAACCCATGTACCAATCTATTATCGAGGAAGTGGAGAAGCTTCCTGATGATCTCTTCCACAGGAAGGTGGCCGTCACCCAGTACCAGGAGATTATGGACTGCATGATGGATCGTGGCTATGAGGTGGTGGAAAACAGGGAGAGCAGCCTTGGCATCTCCCATTCCATCCATCTGGCGCTTCAAGCTCTTGAGAATGAGGAAACAGATTATTGCTTTGCGGTCTGTGACCAGCCCTACTTAAAGGCGGCTACCATAGAAGGTCTGGTAAAGGGATGGCAAGACAGCGGAAAGGGGATCGGCTGTCTATGCAACATGGGGGCATTGGGTAATCCGGCCATATTTTCCAGAAGTTACTTAAAGGAGCTGCTTTCCCTGGAAGGAGATGTGGGGGGAAAAAGGATCATCCGGAAGCATATTGTAGATTTATACCTTCATGAGGTGGCGGATGGCCTGGAGCTGGTGGATATTGATGTACGAAAAAATACCCAGACCTGA
- the yqeB gene encoding selenium-dependent molybdenum cofactor biosynthesis protein YqeB produces MKVLIKGAGDLATGIGCRLHRCGFDLVMTDIPVPTTVRRTVAFSRAVYEGQAKVEDITGVLCHSLEEIQETIARDQVAVVVDEECRIREEWKPDVVVDAIIAKKNLGTRITDAEVVVGVGPGFTAGLDCHVVVETKRGHNLGRCIWEGSAYPNTGVPGMIGGYDKERIIRATDDGLFQGQVKIGDLVDKGDLVGYSGDSPIYALVGGVVRGLLQDGVEVTTGMKSGDIDPRGIVENCYTISDKAASIGGGVLEAILSLKKKKR; encoded by the coding sequence ATGAAAGTATTGATAAAAGGAGCAGGTGACCTGGCCACAGGCATTGGATGCCGTCTTCACCGCTGCGGTTTTGATCTGGTCATGACTGACATCCCTGTCCCTACTACGGTACGGCGGACAGTGGCTTTTTCCAGGGCGGTCTATGAAGGACAGGCAAAGGTGGAGGATATAACAGGGGTTTTATGCCACAGCCTGGAGGAAATTCAGGAGACCATAGCAAGGGATCAGGTAGCAGTGGTGGTAGACGAGGAATGCAGGATCCGGGAAGAATGGAAACCGGATGTGGTGGTGGATGCCATAATTGCAAAGAAGAATCTGGGAACCAGGATAACCGATGCTGAAGTGGTAGTAGGCGTTGGTCCTGGTTTTACGGCCGGTCTTGACTGCCATGTGGTGGTGGAAACCAAAAGAGGCCATAATCTGGGCCGCTGTATTTGGGAGGGAAGCGCTTATCCCAATACAGGTGTTCCGGGAATGATCGGAGGCTATGACAAGGAACGGATCATCCGCGCCACGGATGACGGGTTATTTCAAGGCCAGGTGAAAATCGGAGATCTGGTGGATAAAGGCGACCTGGTAGGTTATTCCGGGGACAGCCCCATCTATGCTCTGGTGGGAGGCGTTGTCAGAGGACTTCTCCAGGACGGCGTGGAAGTAACAACGGGAATGAAGTCAGGAGATATTGATCCGAGAGGAATCGTTGAGAACTGCTACACCATCTCAGATAAGGCGGCTTCCATCGGCGGAGGTGTCCTGGAGGCTATTTTAAGTCTGAAAAAGAAAAAAAGGTGA
- the ygfK gene encoding putative selenate reductase subunit YgfK, translating to MGDRMTPMPFDQLVDWIVKEHDNSGTVFGVYRPYKADKKNNRKIFGRTLETPMGPAAGPHTQLTQNIVASYYSGSRFFELKTVQILDGEDLPVSKPCIRADDECYNCEWSTELYVPQAQDEYIKAWILLHIIAKEYGLGAMDGFQFNMSVGYDLEGIKSPKVNSFIDNMKDAKDTEMFKSCKSYLLNHMDLFKHVTKEDIENIPSEICNSVTLSTLHGCPPQEIQRIATYLIEEKGLNTFIKCNPTLLGYEFARNTMDEMGYDYIAFGDFHFLDDLQYEDAVPMLKNLMALAEKKNLEFGVKITNTFPVDVRNNELPSEEMYMSGKSLYPLSISLAAKLAKEFDGKLRISFSGGADYHNIKAIVDAGIWPVTVATTLLKPGGYQRLLQIAEKLEDGNVKFTGVDPEKTAKLAEDSVHDPHHRKAVKPLPIRKMAKSVPLIDCYVAPCKDACPIHQDITTYLQLSGAGKYEDAIKVIAEKNPLPFITGTICAHNCMSKCNRNYYEDPVNIRGVKLVCAEGGYDTFMKEIKAGELKGKKTAVIGGGPAGLAAAYFLTKNGMPATIFEKTGTLGGVVKHVIPGFRISDEAIDKDAALSLAYGAEVRYNTEVTDLEALKKEGFDYIILATGASKPGVLKLEAGETINALDFLAQFKAADGKLDIGKNVVVIGGGNTAMDTARAVKRTEGVEHSYLVYRRTKRYMPADEEELEMALEDGVEFKELLSPVALKNGKLLCKVMKLSDTDATGRRNIVETEETVEIPADTVIAAVGEQVPTEFYEANGINVNNKGKVLVNEETLETSAAGVYVVGDGLFGPATVVEAMRDARMAAEAILGKKAAVDFDDTVDNLEKIYDKRGILGETKDYKVEDSRCLGCSNVCENCAEVCPNRANLALNIPGLSMHQIVHVDYMCNECGNCKSFCPYDSAPYLDKFTLFANEADMENSKNEGFVVLDKAEIACKVRYLGNILTWKAGEKDSVIPDGLRKIMETVCKEYDYILG from the coding sequence ATGGGAGATAGAATGACACCAATGCCATTTGATCAGTTAGTGGATTGGATCGTAAAGGAACATGATAACAGCGGTACTGTTTTCGGAGTCTACAGACCCTATAAGGCCGATAAGAAAAACAACAGAAAAATTTTTGGACGAACCTTAGAGACACCTATGGGACCGGCAGCAGGCCCTCACACCCAGCTGACTCAGAACATTGTGGCTTCCTATTATTCAGGCAGCCGTTTCTTTGAGTTAAAGACTGTTCAGATTTTAGACGGAGAAGATCTGCCTGTAAGCAAACCATGTATCAGGGCAGACGATGAGTGCTATAACTGTGAGTGGTCTACAGAGCTTTATGTTCCCCAGGCTCAGGATGAGTATATTAAGGCATGGATCCTGCTTCATATTATTGCCAAGGAATATGGCCTTGGAGCGATGGACGGCTTCCAGTTCAACATGAGTGTAGGCTATGACTTAGAGGGAATCAAATCCCCTAAGGTTAACAGCTTTATTGATAACATGAAGGATGCGAAGGATACGGAGATGTTTAAATCCTGCAAGAGCTACCTCTTAAATCATATGGATTTATTTAAGCATGTGACCAAAGAGGACATTGAGAACATTCCTTCTGAAATCTGCAATTCCGTGACCCTTTCTACACTTCACGGATGTCCTCCTCAGGAAATTCAGAGAATTGCCACTTATCTGATTGAGGAAAAAGGACTGAACACCTTTATCAAGTGCAACCCGACTCTTCTTGGTTACGAATTTGCAAGAAATACCATGGATGAGATGGGATATGATTATATCGCCTTCGGTGATTTCCACTTCCTTGATGACTTACAGTATGAGGATGCGGTTCCTATGTTAAAGAACCTTATGGCTCTGGCAGAGAAAAAGAACTTAGAGTTCGGTGTTAAGATCACCAACACCTTCCCTGTAGATGTAAGAAATAACGAGCTTCCAAGCGAAGAGATGTATATGTCCGGAAAGTCCTTATATCCTCTTTCCATTTCACTGGCAGCCAAGCTGGCAAAGGAATTTGACGGAAAATTAAGAATTTCCTTCTCAGGCGGTGCGGATTACCATAACATTAAGGCAATTGTAGATGCGGGAATCTGGCCTGTGACCGTTGCCACCACTCTTTTAAAGCCAGGCGGCTATCAGAGACTGTTACAGATCGCAGAGAAGCTGGAAGACGGCAACGTCAAGTTTACGGGAGTTGATCCGGAAAAGACAGCGAAACTGGCAGAGGATTCTGTTCATGATCCTCATCACAGAAAGGCAGTAAAACCTCTTCCCATCCGAAAGATGGCAAAGAGCGTACCCCTCATTGACTGTTATGTAGCTCCATGCAAAGACGCCTGCCCCATCCATCAGGATATTACTACCTATTTACAGCTATCCGGAGCAGGAAAATACGAAGACGCCATAAAAGTAATCGCAGAGAAGAATCCGCTTCCTTTCATAACAGGAACTATCTGTGCCCATAACTGTATGAGCAAGTGTAACCGGAACTATTATGAAGATCCGGTGAACATCCGCGGTGTCAAGCTGGTCTGTGCGGAAGGCGGCTATGATACGTTCATGAAGGAAATTAAGGCAGGGGAACTGAAAGGCAAAAAGACCGCAGTGATCGGAGGCGGCCCGGCTGGACTTGCAGCCGCATACTTCCTCACAAAGAACGGCATGCCTGCAACTATTTTTGAAAAGACCGGCACCCTTGGCGGCGTAGTGAAACATGTGATCCCCGGATTCCGTATTTCAGACGAAGCGATTGACAAGGATGCGGCTCTGTCTCTTGCATATGGAGCTGAGGTAAGATATAACACGGAAGTAACTGATTTAGAAGCCTTAAAGAAAGAAGGCTTTGACTATATCATCCTTGCCACCGGTGCATCCAAGCCAGGCGTGTTAAAGCTTGAGGCAGGTGAAACCATCAATGCACTGGATTTCCTTGCCCAGTTTAAGGCTGCTGACGGAAAACTGGATATTGGCAAAAACGTGGTAGTCATCGGCGGCGGAAACACTGCCATGGATACGGCAAGAGCGGTGAAGCGAACAGAAGGCGTGGAGCATTCCTACCTGGTTTACCGGAGAACAAAACGCTATATGCCGGCAGATGAGGAAGAGTTAGAGATGGCACTGGAAGACGGTGTGGAATTCAAGGAACTGCTGTCTCCGGTAGCGCTTAAAAACGGAAAACTCCTTTGCAAGGTAATGAAGCTTTCCGATACCGATGCCACCGGCAGAAGGAACATTGTGGAAACAGAAGAAACTGTGGAAATTCCTGCGGATACTGTGATCGCAGCAGTTGGCGAGCAGGTTCCTACAGAATTCTATGAAGCAAACGGTATCAATGTAAATAACAAGGGCAAAGTTCTTGTAAATGAGGAAACTCTGGAGACAAGCGCAGCCGGTGTTTACGTGGTAGGTGACGGACTCTTTGGACCGGCAACTGTTGTAGAGGCTATGAGAGATGCCCGCATGGCTGCTGAAGCTATTTTAGGCAAAAAGGCTGCTGTGGACTTTGATGATACCGTGGATAACTTAGAAAAGATCTATGACAAGCGCGGTATCCTTGGAGAAACCAAGGATTATAAGGTAGAAGATTCCCGATGCCTTGGCTGCTCCAATGTCTGTGAAAACTGTGCGGAAGTCTGTCCAAACCGAGCAAACCTGGCATTGAATATTCCTGGCTTATCCATGCACCAGATCGTCCATGTGGACTATATGTGCAACGAGTGCGGAAACTGTAAGAGCTTCTGTCCATATGACAGTGCTCCTTACTTGGATAAGTTCACTTTATTCGCTAACGAGGCTGATATGGAAAACAGCAAGAACGAAGGCTTTGTTGTATTGGATAAGGCAGAGATTGCCTGCAAGGTGCGGTACCTTGGAAATATTCTTACCTGGAAAGCCGGTGAAAAGGACAGTGTCATTCCGGATGGACTTAGAAAAATCATGGAAACTGTCTGCAAGGAGTATGATTATATTTTAGGATAA
- the moaC gene encoding cyclic pyranopterin monophosphate synthase MoaC, with the protein MSGLTHFDEQGNARMVDVGEKAETDRIAVAHGFITVNQEVFEAISQGTAKKGDVLGVSRVAGIMGAKRTSELIPLCHGLMLTKCTVDFVLHEESRSVEAVCTVRTQGKTGVEMEALTGVNIALLTIYDMCKAMDRGMTISQICLLKKDGGKSGLYEKDSGSRGKDHD; encoded by the coding sequence ATGAGCGGACTGACACATTTTGATGAACAGGGAAATGCCCGCATGGTGGACGTAGGCGAAAAGGCGGAGACGGACCGGATCGCTGTGGCACACGGGTTTATTACGGTCAATCAGGAGGTTTTTGAGGCCATTTCCCAGGGGACTGCAAAAAAAGGTGATGTTCTTGGAGTCTCCAGAGTGGCAGGGATCATGGGTGCAAAAAGAACCTCTGAACTTATCCCCCTGTGCCATGGGCTGATGCTTACCAAGTGCACCGTGGATTTTGTGCTTCATGAGGAAAGCCGTTCGGTAGAGGCCGTCTGTACGGTCAGGACCCAGGGAAAGACCGGTGTGGAGATGGAAGCCCTGACAGGGGTGAATATCGCTTTGCTGACCATATATGACATGTGCAAGGCCATGGACCGGGGAATGACCATCAGCCAAATCTGCCTTTTAAAAAAGGATGGCGGAAAGAGCGGACTCTATGAGAAGGACTCTGGCAGCAGGGGGAAAGACCATGATTGA
- the yqeC gene encoding selenium cofactor biosynthesis protein YqeC, whose translation MGSKNVYTLKKQEGKLNVTRRASLWEALGYLFQEHMVIALTGGGGKTSAMFTLADELADMGKRVIVTTSTHIFYPEDREVVLADRAGTVEEYLRGRKEWFSDPSGQVLVTGQPAAEGKLKGMALEEMEQLPGLADVLLLEADGAKRLPLKIPREGEPALLKNTYGVIGCAGLDAIGCQWKEKCFRWELAEKTFGWKTDKSLITTAHMAKILASSHGTRKGAESMEYRILLNKADDEDRLSLGVRVAECLGEDWSGRCVITSFSMQ comes from the coding sequence ATGGGATCAAAGAATGTCTATACCTTGAAAAAGCAGGAAGGGAAACTGAATGTGACAAGGAGGGCCTCCTTATGGGAGGCCCTGGGATATCTCTTTCAGGAGCATATGGTCATTGCCTTGACCGGCGGCGGCGGTAAGACCAGTGCCATGTTTACCCTGGCCGATGAACTGGCAGATATGGGAAAGCGTGTGATCGTTACCACCAGCACTCATATCTTTTATCCTGAGGACCGGGAAGTAGTGCTGGCAGACCGGGCAGGGACCGTGGAGGAATACTTAAGGGGACGAAAAGAATGGTTTTCTGACCCCTCAGGCCAGGTTCTGGTAACAGGACAGCCGGCAGCCGAAGGAAAATTAAAAGGCATGGCCCTTGAAGAAATGGAACAGCTCCCAGGTCTGGCTGACGTGCTGCTTTTGGAAGCGGACGGAGCAAAGCGTCTTCCTTTGAAGATTCCAAGGGAAGGGGAGCCTGCCCTGTTAAAAAACACCTATGGGGTGATCGGCTGCGCCGGACTGGATGCCATTGGCTGCCAATGGAAAGAAAAATGTTTCCGATGGGAACTTGCAGAAAAGACATTTGGCTGGAAGACGGATAAAAGTCTCATTACTACGGCTCATATGGCCAAGATCCTTGCAAGCAGCCATGGGACCAGAAAGGGAGCAGAATCCATGGAATACCGGATTTTACTGAATAAGGCTGATGATGAAGACCGGCTGTCCCTGGGAGTCCGTGTGGCGGAATGCCTGGGGGAAGATTGGTCCGGACGATGTGTGATAACCAGTTTTTCTATGCAGTAG
- a CDS encoding molybdopterin-binding protein, with the protein MKEIRTVDAVGQVLCHDMTQIIPGVMKDARFRKGHVVTEEDIPVLLSMGKEHIYVWEKDDSLYHENEAAEILCSLCMNDHMERSEVKEGKIELKSTVRGLLKIDTGLLDRINSQGNMMIASRHPNTPVEPGDKLCGTRIIPLVIKKEEMEEARKLCKGKKIFAVLPYLDKKVGLVTTGSEVFHGRVKDSFGPVLKAKVEEFGGQILGQTVTDDKPEHTTEAIMEFIRQGADMVLVSGGMSVDPDDKTPLAIRNTGAEVISYGAPVLPGAMFLLSYYKKDGKNIPITGLPGCVMYSKRTVFDLVLPRLMADDPVTKEDLDKLGKGGLCLSCDVCYYPNCGFGKGW; encoded by the coding sequence TTGAAGGAAATCAGAACAGTAGATGCGGTAGGGCAGGTCCTCTGCCATGATATGACTCAAATCATACCTGGAGTCATGAAGGATGCAAGATTCCGGAAAGGACATGTAGTGACAGAGGAAGACATTCCGGTGCTGTTGTCCATGGGAAAAGAACATATTTATGTCTGGGAGAAAGATGATTCCCTTTACCATGAAAATGAAGCTGCTGAAATCCTGTGCAGTCTCTGTATGAATGACCATATGGAACGCAGCGAGGTAAAGGAAGGAAAGATTGAGTTGAAATCAACGGTTCGGGGCCTGTTAAAAATAGACACCGGGCTTTTGGATAGAATAAACAGCCAGGGGAACATGATGATTGCCTCCAGGCATCCCAACACTCCGGTGGAGCCTGGGGACAAGCTGTGCGGTACAAGGATCATTCCCCTTGTTATTAAAAAAGAAGAGATGGAAGAGGCCAGGAAACTTTGCAAAGGAAAGAAGATTTTTGCCGTACTGCCCTATCTGGACAAAAAGGTAGGACTGGTGACCACGGGCAGCGAGGTATTCCATGGAAGAGTAAAGGATTCTTTCGGTCCTGTGTTAAAGGCTAAAGTGGAAGAGTTTGGCGGTCAGATCCTTGGACAGACGGTCACTGATGATAAACCGGAGCATACCACAGAAGCGATTATGGAATTTATCCGCCAGGGAGCCGACATGGTGCTTGTCAGCGGCGGCATGAGCGTTGACCCGGATGACAAGACTCCGCTTGCCATCCGAAACACAGGAGCAGAGGTAATATCCTATGGTGCTCCCGTACTCCCGGGAGCCATGTTCCTGCTTTCTTATTACAAAAAGGACGGGAAAAACATTCCCATAACCGGGCTTCCCGGCTGCGTCATGTATTCTAAGAGAACCGTGTTTGATCTGGTGCTTCCAAGGCTTATGGCTGATGATCCGGTAACAAAGGAGGATCTGGACAAGCTGGGAAAAGGAGGACTTTGCCTTTCCTGCGATGTCTGTTATTACCCTAACTGCGGCTTTGGAAAGGGCTGGTAG
- a CDS encoding MOSC domain-containing protein: protein MGKVMAVCISEKKGTQKVRVEEGHFIEEHGIEGDAHAGKWHRQVSLLSFDTIEDFKARGAQIGNGAFGENIIVQGIDLIHLPIGTRLTCGDILLEVTQIGKECHSHCEIYKKMGECIMPSNGIFTRVLHGGIMKEGDEITVCTGQES, encoded by the coding sequence ATGGGAAAGGTTATGGCTGTCTGTATCAGCGAAAAAAAAGGAACCCAGAAAGTCAGGGTGGAAGAAGGACATTTTATTGAAGAACACGGAATCGAAGGCGATGCTCATGCAGGCAAATGGCACAGGCAGGTGAGTCTTTTATCCTTTGATACCATAGAGGATTTTAAGGCCAGAGGTGCGCAGATCGGGAATGGAGCCTTTGGGGAAAACATTATCGTCCAGGGCATTGATCTGATCCATCTTCCCATTGGCACAAGGTTAACGTGCGGGGATATACTTCTGGAGGTGACTCAAATAGGCAAGGAATGTCACTCCCATTGTGAGATATACAAGAAAATGGGAGAATGCATTATGCCGTCCAACGGGATCTTTACAAGAGTCCTCCATGGCGGGATCATGAAGGAAGGGGATGAAATCACAGTATGTACCGGGCAGGAATCGTAA
- a CDS encoding winged helix-turn-helix domain-containing protein, whose amino-acid sequence MKDTKKEERTLKYHLKLRIYYEERNFGPGVASLMKLVRERGSLSAACQELNMAYSKAWKIINKAEEDLGFSLMEGRRGGENGGTTVLTEEGETFLDRYLAFTEEAEAALEELFYKYFTG is encoded by the coding sequence ATGAAAGATACAAAAAAAGAAGAAAGAACGCTTAAGTACCATTTAAAGCTTCGCATTTATTATGAAGAGCGCAATTTCGGTCCTGGAGTAGCAAGTTTAATGAAGCTTGTGAGGGAAAGGGGGTCCCTTTCGGCTGCCTGCCAGGAACTGAATATGGCTTATTCCAAAGCGTGGAAAATCATTAACAAGGCAGAAGAGGATCTGGGTTTTTCCCTGATGGAAGGAAGACGGGGCGGTGAAAACGGCGGTACAACCGTATTAACAGAAGAAGGTGAAACGTTTCTGGACCGGTACCTGGCATTCACGGAGGAAGCAGAGGCAGCACTGGAAGAATTATTTTACAAATATTTTACCGGATGA
- the moaA gene encoding GTP 3',8-cyclase MoaA, whose product MIDRCSRTIDYIRISVTDRCNLRCVYCMPEEGIVPMSHGDILTYHEILRICEAGARLGIRKVKVTGGEPLVRKDIEVLIKGLQSIPGIEDVTMTTNGCLLKEKAALLKAAGLSSVNVSLDTLNPERFAEITRRDCFESVMEGIESALEAGLKVKINCAVMEELSKEEVLAFARFSMERRIPVRFIEMMPIGQGKRYKAMENDDLAGILSETFGPLRESREVKGNGPAVYYTWGNETGFVGFISAVSHRFCGSCNRVRLTSDGFLKLCLDSPAGVDLKRPLREGISDGDLLDLMKQSIQSKPESHHFEEDNGEASPNMNQIGG is encoded by the coding sequence ATGATTGATCGATGCAGCAGAACCATTGATTATATCCGGATCTCCGTCACAGACCGATGCAATTTAAGGTGCGTCTACTGTATGCCTGAGGAGGGGATTGTCCCTATGAGCCACGGGGACATCCTTACTTACCATGAGATCTTAAGGATCTGCGAAGCCGGCGCCCGCCTTGGAATCCGCAAGGTGAAGGTGACAGGCGGGGAGCCTTTGGTGAGAAAGGATATAGAAGTTCTGATCAAGGGGCTTCAGTCGATTCCCGGAATCGAAGATGTGACAATGACGACCAATGGCTGTCTTTTAAAGGAGAAAGCTGCCTTATTAAAGGCTGCTGGTTTATCAAGTGTCAATGTGAGTCTGGATACCCTGAATCCAGAGCGGTTTGCTGAAATCACAAGAAGAGACTGCTTTGAATCTGTCATGGAGGGAATCGAAAGCGCACTGGAAGCAGGGTTGAAAGTAAAGATAAACTGTGCGGTTATGGAAGAGCTTTCAAAGGAAGAGGTACTAGCTTTTGCCAGGTTTTCCATGGAACGCAGGATTCCGGTCCGTTTTATTGAGATGATGCCAATCGGTCAGGGGAAACGTTACAAAGCAATGGAAAATGACGACCTTGCGGGAATTCTGTCTGAGACCTTCGGACCGCTTAGGGAAAGCCGGGAGGTAAAAGGCAATGGTCCTGCCGTTTATTATACATGGGGAAATGAAACGGGTTTTGTGGGTTTTATCAGTGCGGTCAGCCACAGATTCTGCGGCTCCTGCAACCGGGTGAGACTGACCTCCGACGGATTTTTAAAGCTTTGTCTGGACAGTCCGGCAGGAGTGGATTTAAAAAGACCTTTGCGTGAGGGAATCTCTGACGGGGATCTTCTTGACCTGATGAAGCAGAGTATTCAAAGTAAGCCGGAAAGCCATCATTTTGAAGAAGACAATGGCGAAGCAAGCCCCAATATGAACCAGATAGGAGGATAA
- the hydA gene encoding dihydropyrimidinase: protein MKTLLKGGTVVSGSGLNQADVLMDEGKIQAVEPGIQAEGAKVIDVTGKLLFPGFIDAHTHFDLHVAGTVTADNFETGTKAALSGGTTMIIDFATQYQGETLEKALENWHKKADGNASCDYGFHLAISDWNPSISKELEEIVENGVTSFKLYMTYDEMYLNDKKIYQVLKRLKEVGGIAGVHCENMGIIQALVEEEKAKGNLSISAHKKTRPAPVEAEAIGRLLKIAGLAEAPVIIVHLSSGEGYQEVKYARERGQEIYVETCPQYLLLDESVYELPGFESSKYVISPTIKKEKDSIRLWNALLKNHIQTLATDHCSFTTAQKAAGKEDFTKIPNGMPGVESRPVLLYSFGVLEHNLKLEQMCRLLSENPAKLYGVYPQKGAIAPGSDGDLVVWNPNVQWTMSVENQVANVDYCPFEGTDVKGKAELVFLKGRLAAKDGQVVLEKSGSYVPRKRRMELY, encoded by the coding sequence ATGAAAACCCTATTAAAGGGCGGAACTGTAGTATCGGGAAGCGGTCTTAACCAGGCGGATGTCCTCATGGATGAGGGAAAGATTCAGGCAGTGGAACCAGGAATCCAGGCGGAGGGAGCAAAAGTCATTGATGTAACAGGAAAGCTTTTGTTTCCCGGGTTTATTGATGCCCACACCCATTTCGACCTTCATGTGGCAGGAACCGTGACGGCGGATAATTTTGAGACGGGAACAAAGGCCGCATTGTCAGGCGGAACCACGATGATCATTGATTTTGCCACCCAATATCAGGGCGAAACTCTGGAAAAAGCTCTGGAAAACTGGCATAAAAAAGCCGATGGGAACGCATCCTGTGATTATGGCTTTCATCTGGCGATCTCTGACTGGAACCCTTCCATCAGCAAGGAATTGGAAGAAATCGTTGAAAACGGTGTAACCTCCTTTAAGCTTTACATGACTTATGATGAAATGTACTTAAATGATAAGAAGATCTATCAGGTACTGAAGCGGTTAAAAGAAGTGGGAGGGATTGCCGGTGTTCATTGTGAGAACATGGGGATCATACAGGCACTGGTGGAAGAAGAAAAGGCAAAGGGGAACTTATCGATCAGCGCTCACAAAAAAACCAGACCTGCCCCGGTAGAAGCGGAAGCCATCGGCAGGCTGTTAAAAATCGCAGGCCTGGCGGAGGCCCCGGTGATTATTGTCCATTTAAGCTCCGGAGAGGGCTATCAGGAAGTGAAATATGCCAGGGAGCGGGGACAGGAAATTTACGTGGAGACCTGCCCGCAGTACCTGCTCCTGGATGAAAGCGTGTATGAACTGCCCGGCTTTGAAAGCAGCAAGTATGTAATTTCACCCACCATTAAGAAGGAAAAGGACAGCATCAGGCTCTGGAATGCCCTGCTGAAGAATCACATTCAGACCTTAGCCACGGATCACTGCAGTTTTACTACCGCTCAGAAGGCGGCAGGAAAAGAGGATTTTACAAAAATTCCAAACGGAATGCCTGGTGTGGAATCCCGTCCGGTCCTACTATACAGCTTTGGAGTGCTGGAGCATAACCTGAAGCTGGAACAGATGTGCCGGCTGCTGTCTGAAAATCCTGCAAAGCTTTATGGCGTTTATCCTCAGAAAGGGGCGATTGCTCCTGGAAGCGATGGGGATCTCGTGGTGTGGAATCCGAATGTCCAGTGGACGATGTCCGTAGAAAACCAGGTGGCAAATGTGGATTATTGCCCCTTTGAGGGAACTGATGTTAAAGGGAAAGCGGAGCTTGTATTCTTAAAGGGCCGTCTGGCTGCAAAAGATGGTCAGGTGGTATTGGAGAAAAGCGGTTCCTATGTTCCCAGAAAGAGGCGCATGGAGCTGTACTAA
- a CDS encoding MogA/MoaB family molybdenum cofactor biosynthesis protein, whose translation MYRAGIVTLSDKGAAGEREDVSGAVIREILEKSGFEVISYRLLADEGEALKEELIRLSDKVECDLVLTTGGTGFSPRDVTPEATLAVADRNAPGISEAIRAYSMTVTKRAMLSRGASVIRGATLIINLPGSPKAVRESLEYILDPLFHGLEILSGRGGECARADIQQSHGKSFI comes from the coding sequence ATGTACCGGGCAGGAATCGTAACCTTAAGTGACAAGGGAGCCGCCGGAGAGCGGGAAGATGTAAGCGGCGCAGTGATAAGGGAAATATTGGAGAAATCAGGTTTTGAGGTGATCAGTTACAGACTTCTGGCTGATGAAGGAGAGGCACTTAAGGAAGAGCTTATTCGATTAAGCGATAAGGTGGAATGCGATCTGGTACTGACCACAGGAGGGACCGGCTTTTCGCCAAGAGATGTGACTCCCGAGGCCACTTTGGCTGTAGCGGACCGCAATGCGCCTGGGATCTCTGAAGCCATACGGGCTTACAGCATGACCGTGACCAAACGGGCCATGCTAAGCAGGGGGGCCAGCGTCATCCGGGGGGCGACCCTTATCATTAACCTGCCTGGAAGCCCAAAAGCAGTGAGGGAGAGTCTGGAATACATTCTGGATCCTCTGTTTCATGGTCTTGAGATTTTGTCAGGAAGAGGCGGAGAATGCGCCAGAGCGGATATTCAGCAATCCCATGGGAAATCATTTATTTAA